CGCTTCCGGCATGGCGCTGGTGGTGTTCGTTTTTGCCGCCACCCTGATGCTGGCTGAAGGCCTGCGCCGGACCCTGGTGGAGACCGGCTCCTTTGACAACGTGGTGGTAATCCGCAAATCGGCTGTTTCCGAGGTGCAGAGCGGTGTGGAGCGCCCCCAGGCTGCCGTGGTCGAAAGCCAGCCCGAGGTGGCAATCGGTGCCGATGGGCGCCGGCTTCTGGCCAAAGAGATTGTTGTGCTCATCAACCTGCCCAAGCGGGGGACAAACAAGCCCGCCAATGTCATTATCCGCGGTGTAGGCCAAAGTTCCCTGCAGCTCAGGCCCCAGGTGCGCCTGAAGGAAGGGCGCATGCCCAGGCCTGGTTCAGCAGAGGTAATTGCCGGAGCCAGTATTGCCAAACGCTTTAAGGGGGGAGGACTGGGTGAAACCCTGCGTTTCGGCATGCGCAACTGGACAGTGGTCGGTGTTTTCGATGCCGGCAGCACCGGCTTTTCCTCGGAAATATGGGGAGATGTTGATCAGCTCATGCAGGCGTTCCGCCGGCCCGTTTACTCGTCGGTGCTTTTCAAACTGCGGGACCCTGCTTCCTTCGATGCATTCAAGCAACGTGTTGAAGGTGACCCCCGCCTGACGGTGGAGGCAAAGCGTGAAACCAGATATTATCTGGATCAGTCCGAGGCCATGTCCAAATTTCTCAGCATTCTTGGTATCGCCCTGACCATCATCTTCTCGCTGGGGGCCATCATCGGGGCGATGATCACCATGTATGCGGCGGTAGCCAATCGTATCGTTGAGATAGGCACCCTGCGGGCCCTTGGCTTCAACAAGAAGAGCATTCTCTCTGCCTTTATCCTTGAAGCACTGTTTCTTGGCCTTTTGGGCGGATTTCTTGGGCTGTTCCTGGCTTCCTTCATGCAACTGGTGACCATTTCCACCATGAACTGGCAATCCTTTGCAGAGCTAGCCTTTTCCTTTTCCATGACCTTTGCCATCGCCTGGAAATCCTTGGCTTTTTCCCTGGTCATGGGCTTTGTCGGCGGTGTGCTCCCGGCTTTTCGCGCAGCACGAATGAACATCGTCGATGCTTTAAGATCCAGTTGAGGTCCCTGATGAAATTATCCCAGATCCGTTCCCGCAACATTGCCCTGTTCATGCTGGTGGCTTCGATCATCATCTATGTGATCGACTATTTCATTACCGGAAATATCCGGGACATCTATCTCGGCTTTCTTGGCAATTTCGCCTTTCTCCCCATTTACGTGCTGTTCGTCACCCTGATGATTGAGAGAGTTCTCAAGGAGCGGGAACGTGAAGCGCTCAGGCAGAAACTCAACATGGTGATCGGCGTCTTTTTCAGCGAGGTGGGCACAGTGCTCATTACCGACTGTTCCTCCTTTATCAGGGAGCCGGGGGAGTTATCCCAGAGGTTGCGTTTTTCCCCCCAATGGGCGGATAAAGACTTCTCCCGGGTAAAAGATTTTCTTGATGGCAATGAAATCCGGATGGACAGCAGCAGAGGCGACTTAATGGCCTTGAAATCATTTCTCCTGGGAAAAA
This region of Geotalea daltonii FRC-32 genomic DNA includes:
- a CDS encoding ABC transporter permease, producing MAIPYFYSFRNLWTRRLTTVLTASGMALVVFVFAATLMLAEGLRRTLVETGSFDNVVVIRKSAVSEVQSGVERPQAAVVESQPEVAIGADGRRLLAKEIVVLINLPKRGTNKPANVIIRGVGQSSLQLRPQVRLKEGRMPRPGSAEVIAGASIAKRFKGGGLGETLRFGMRNWTVVGVFDAGSTGFSSEIWGDVDQLMQAFRRPVYSSVLFKLRDPASFDAFKQRVEGDPRLTVEAKRETRYYLDQSEAMSKFLSILGIALTIIFSLGAIIGAMITMYAAVANRIVEIGTLRALGFNKKSILSAFILEALFLGLLGGFLGLFLASFMQLVTISTMNWQSFAELAFSFSMTFAIAWKSLAFSLVMGFVGGVLPAFRAARMNIVDALRSS